TATTCCAATAAGCATACTCCTTGCCTTCGTATTCTGCCGTGTCACGTTGCGTAATTTCGAAGCAAATCTTCACCTTCCTAATCCTCTCGGAGCGTAAACTGAAAAGGCGATACAAAACGCCGATAACAGGCAGTGAAGCTATTTTTTTCATCCGAAGTGGATCGTGTTCCCATGCGAGTGAACTACAAAGCAGCGAAAGCTCCCAAATCCAAGCGCGCATTCACGAGTGAacaaccgaaaaaaaaagaagcacttCAAGCCTTCTTTTCCCCATCTTTGCTGATGCTCCTCGCTATTTCGCAGCGCACTGGGATGATGTACTCCACACCTTTGCATTTCTCGACGGGCAGTGGGATCTCGACCACCAGTTTCTTCTCAGCCGTCAACCGACACTTGATCTTCTCGACGTCCACGCCCTCGGGGAGAACGACGTTCCTCTTGAGTTCCCTCCTGATGGTCGTGTCGCCTTCCGTGCTCTCGTTGCACGCACTTATGGTCATGTTCCTCCCGACGGCCTTCAGCGAGAGGTCTTCCAACTTGAATCCCGCTGCGTCGATCTCGACGGAGATCTTGTCCTTGTCGGTGCTGGGGACGACCTTGATCTCCTTCATGACGTTCTGTTGCTGTTTGGGTGCGTCGGGTTCCTGGAACATGTCGTCCAGGTACCTCCTGCAGTCGGGAAATTCCTTGGCGAACTCGTCCATCTGCCTCTTGATGTCATCGTGGCTGCTGCCTTCGAAGACGCGGTGGAACTTCTTCACTTCCGTGGTTCTGGTCTGCGTGGCGGACATGGTTGTGACGGAGCGAGTCTGCACGAGCCGGTGGGAGGCGTTTTTGAGGACGGCAGTAACGATCGTTCTGACGGGGAGAAGCTTTATATATATCCCCGGTGAGGGGCGTGTTGGCCTGGAATGTTTCCTAAAACCGTCTCCCTCCCTCGCGCTGTCTCTAGCGAAGGTGGAGCAGACCAACCGTGGGCTCTTTTCCCATAATTCACCCAGCGTCCTCCAAGGCCCTAAGCGATCGTTTTAAATATACCCTCAGGAAGAGACTGTGCTGATTGCGTAACAAGGGCCGTGCATCGTGTTGGGCCTGGTTCTGGCCTTGCGTCGCCTACCTGGGAAGGTGACAAGGGAGATGACAATGGGCGAGTGAGACGGCAACAATGAGATATATGCCGTGAGAAGGAAAGGTCGATCATTGTACACGCTGCGCAGTGAAGGTCTCCTTATCGGTGGTCGTATATGTCGTCTGGGACATTGGCTATACCTGATGTACGCCGTAGGGTACGCTGTAAATGATGTCTTGCTCATACCATGCGAAATGGGTCCGGACATTGCCTAATTTGAAATTCTGAATTTATTTGAATAATTGTAAACACCAGGAGTTGTGAAACTTgagagatgaacatctggagACGCGTAGATGTGGTGCATTGTGTCATGCACACGTATCACTATGCTCCAGAGTATTTGagaaacgaagaaaaacaaagaattattcttctgtGTGTCGAGTAGTAGTATttaactaaaaaaagaaaaagggagagAAGGACTTGGAGCAGTGtagcgcctgcagctccatctcATTTAGGTAGTTTTGAGGTTTATGATATGTGGCTGCTAGTAGCGGCTGTATATACCGCTTTCTTTTAGGTAGACACACAATGCCTTATGTGCCTTCATGTCTTGTTCCTTTGTGGGCcatctttttcctttctttcagtCTTTCCTTTTTTGCGTCTTCTTGTTCTGGGCACTGTATAAGTACGTGTAACGTGTCCTGGGGCACTTTGCAGATGTCGCAGTTGGCGAAATGGAAGTCATCGAGCAGACTTTCGCGTCAAGCTGTGACGTCAAGAGGAGCGAGGGCATCGGCCACTCCCATTGGTTCTCGAAAGCAGGTGACTTCACCCGCGGGTTCCTTTACTGTCTGCCATGATGCCCGAGTGGTATGTGTCTCAGCATTCGCTGTGTCGCTTTTCTTAGCGTGTATTATCGCTACGTTGTGAAACTTTGAATACAAGTTCACATAaggatgtcttttttttttagcctttacagaatttttatataAAGGCTGTGAAAGCAGCATAGATGGTGTTTTTGCAGTTCAGTTctgcggccaggcggacatcctctggaagagggtacataactacaagatgactaactacctgaaattcattaattaactctttaattagatagtttcgggcaaaagcgagatagcataTTTAAGAAACTATACTCGTTGAACGTCGTTCCACGTTTAAAATATCCCGACACACGCACGTGCGTCAAAATATCcgtccccgaattttgatatgcaaacgAGCCGAAACCGATAAAACTCGCCTGAGGAGTGCGTCACCCTCGTCGGCGGAGGCTTATCCGGGCAGGAAATCGCAGGAAACctgctccaaatcacgtggtcctctgacgtgaaatgagcgctgtgctctccgtgttcccggtcgccgcggtttcggtttcggctcatttgcgtatcaaaattcggggatggatattttaacgcgcgtgcgtgtttcaggatctGTTAAACGTGAAACGGCTTTCAACTATAGGATAGTCTCTCGGCCTGCTATCTCGGTTTTGCCCGATATCGCCTAATTATTAATTAACCaagtttaggtaattagtcatcctgtagtcgcacactttcttcgagaagaTGTCCGCTttgccgtagaactcaactgcaaaaaacgACATATTTGCTGCTGTCATAACCGTTTTtacaaaaagcaaaacaaaataaaactTATAACGATATAACAATGTAACGCACAGCCATATAACGTAAATAACCGTGTGTTACGTTTATCTTGCATAATTTGGGGCTAATGGTAGCAAACTCTTTAAGCTACGCATATGCAAAATGCACGTGCGGTTTGCCAGGTCACAATATAACGTCAAAAACATGTGCATAACAGCCAGGACGAAGTCACCGCGGTGTCAGTGGTGTCGGCATCGTAAAATGTACCCACCCCTGTCAAATATGCTAGACTACTCGCTGACAAGCAACAGTATCCAGAGCAGGTACACGCATTAAAACCCGCCACCAGGCCTACACGGCACTTTCATTCGGACTATGTACCTGCATTCGCACGATACTCCCTGCAGTTCTGTGCTGATTGCCCAgcctcgcaaaaaaaaaaaaaacgttccctCACCTAGCACTCGCTTTCGCCGGTTGACCATGTGCACCAGTTTTGCGAGCACTGCTTCCGTGGGCACAACAACAGCTTGCTTCATTTCCAAACTTCAAGGGCGAGATTCTATTTGGGACGTGCCAAAAGCTGTCACTCGCAGTGGAAACAGCAAACGCAGAGTAGCTATAGTGGAAGCGTTTGCGCGCAGCACTATCTCCATCATCACCCATAGAACGCAGACTGCACAGAAGTGAACGAAGGCGGGTTTGCTTCTATTTCGGTGCGGTCTCGGTGGGTAGGGCAATACAGTATACGACTGGCGCGCCAAACATTGCAGTGGAATTTCCCGTAGCACATGAAAGCGTAGCGGTGGTGGTATTACCCACTAAAAGAGCTCGCCATTGGCGCCCTCactgaggtgggcaacgtcacgactagcgctctgggggaatgttcgtcttgggccgacttctaagggaagcGACGGCGTTATAGGGTAAACCGTCGCGTGGGCCCATCGGTGGTTTTATGTTGACCAAGTGACGGAAGATTTACCGCCGACAACGGTCCTATAtactctgcaagtaaccgagcgttctgcgcatgtctcctctcccggttactccactcgagaagccccattggctacggcggcgccctccctcttccgtctcactgcctcctctcatgcgcagagacgcacttgcacagcgtattaaGCTACCGCAGTAAAGCAGTAAACAGACAGGTTATGCACGCGGCGTatagtttaacagcttgttaCTCGTAAATCAAGCACAACAAGTCATATACatgtgacagggaacgctaaaCATCTGCAGCGTGAAATCGGAAGAGTCAGAGACAAAAAGTTTTGTCACGAAATTCCcgcttcgtgttttttttttcgtcgccattttgggtggcagtaagatGTCATGCGGCCCCCGTGGTAAAAAGACAAAGCAATCAAAGGCCCGGAACTGTGATTGGCAGATCGAGCCTGTTTTTTGGGACTCCTCCCAGTGGCTGTAAAGCGACTAGGGGCGACGTCCAGTCGAAAATAATCCACAatttgtcgagcaacagtgataTATGTTCCCGACTAGACCTGTGCGCCACCGGCTCGCGCCGCCGTCGCCGCAGATTTGCGTCACCACGCCGACGGATTTAATCCATTTGGAGGGTTCTACATATTAAAGTAATCCAGTAACTGTGATAGGCTGTATCACAGTACCTATACAGTACCTACGCTGTGCCTATAGTTATAGGCTCTATAACTGCTAACTACTGCGTAAAACTGTAGTTTAACTACCAGTGTAGCTACATCACAGCCGCAATAGTTAAAACTGCTACTAGGAGGTATAGTTGTTTAACTGATTAGATTGAGAAgatacccgtcaaaaagaactcgttacaagttaagttatcgTGTGCAAAtggtaactaagttaataacgaagtacatcagcctgaaatgtaactcgcagttactaagttacttttaaaaaagaacgagttacttccaagctacttcagacacaaaatagcattacgcaggtgcagcgcgtgtgagcagttgagttagaccttgaggtGCCTGCGGAgcagtgcaacacgcttagatggttttcgtttatgtccaacaatagacctctccctgtttgtaagcaaatgacgtcatagtgttcgacagcgccaaaatttggtagaattgaactacgctcggagctagaggtgaacaaggtcgcgcccgaaagccacggtcttgaggggattacgatatggtcccttaaggggacgcgaccctcggtcctacttttctttcaatgggagccagcgaacaagtgcccgttcgtggaacccagctctccttccgatttgtttcggtttcagtctgtctactaatgtcatgacgacgtttctctggtagaggtctattcgaacgctttgcatcttgctCCCTGCGGGCGCACAAtgattcagcttcatttcaatggcagcatgttcttacttcctcaataaaatactgtcattgattgaatatcacgttttatggcaaaaaatgccatgaaggaaccagagagaaagcaagaaaatatgtggacgcgaGTGAAAAATGAGTTAAAAGTACCTTGGAACCTAAGTTACTTTagcaaagttacctaaaaaaggaacgagctcctctgaaagttaccacggcgcaaaagtaccgagttaagttacaagttaccgaaacaaggaacttagttacagtaacgagttacctcgaactatGTGTTTAACTACACTTGTAACTACTCTGATATCTTGTGCGCATCGTTATAGCTATGATCGCTGAAGCCTAGAAATACCACATGAGTGCGCGGGAAGCGAGAAGACAGTGAACTCTCACACTGGCGCATCATAGCGCTGCACGCGCCCTTCCATAGAATACGGATGTAGCGAAATGTCTGCAACGCTAAAGTCATGAGTAAGGCCCCGGGTTTTCGCGATACATCGCGGAATCTGGAAttcatcgcggaatccttcatttggcacggaatttcacggaatcccttatttgtAGGCGTGCTCGTATATTCGAATTCCCGAGTTCATACAGAATATCAATTACTCGAAgcattcgattcgcgaatcgaatacacAATATTCGggttttcgaatattcgactacgCGACAACAAAATTCACAATTCAATTCGACGAATGTGAACCTCccgaaagttggcttcacctgacTCTTCCCTGCATAAGgggaagcctgctttacaaaattgaAGCCTGCTGTACGGCGAgaacagacagattgtagtctAGCTTAAGATAACGTCAGCCCAaatttattgtgcatacttcgcctgagCAAGGGACGGTGTCTCTCCCGTGCGCAATTTAGCGATGCACTGGGGGATCTTGATATgatatctgggaggttgcctttaaaaagttaataCTCTTAAATGATGCCCACAGGCCAGGAACAAAAAGGGTGCCTTAAACATGTAACTTCCCCAGGTGAGACAAACACATCAACAAAGAAGCCAAAAGGTGTTAAcgacaaagctgaggcaggacgcCAGTTTGTTcgtttcacaagtgacctatGGATGTTCAGAAAAAAAGTGCAGCTTATCTCTGTAACATACCACTGCCTGATATGAAATTTTGAAATCAAGGTAATTATCCCAGTACGTACTC
This genomic stretch from Ornithodoros turicata isolate Travis chromosome 9, ASM3712646v1, whole genome shotgun sequence harbors:
- the LOC135368281 gene encoding heat shock protein hsp-16.2-like — encoded protein: MSATQTRTTEVKKFHRVFEGSSHDDIKRQMDEFAKEFPDCRRYLDDMFQEPDAPKQQQNVMKEIKVVPSTDKDKISVEIDAAGFKLEDLSLKAVGRNMTISACNESTEGDTTIRRELKRNVVLPEGVDVEKIKCRLTAEKKLVVEIPLPVEKCKGVEYIIPVRCEIARSISKDGEKKA